A single Stutzerimonas stutzeri DNA region contains:
- a CDS encoding alpha/beta hydrolase — translation MKRETPVSINGPAGVLEGLYFDQPDARGLALICHPNPVKGGTMLNKVVSTLQRTARDEGYATLRFNFRGVGGSEGSHDMNTGEVEDAEAALKWLRAQHPERPLTLLGFSFGGFVAATLAGRVEARGEPLDKLFMVAPAVSRLADQPLAERCALTIIQPDDDEVIEPGSVHAFSAALGRPHELLKVAECGHFFHGKLVELKELVAPRLA, via the coding sequence TTGAAACGTGAAACCCCTGTTTCGATCAACGGCCCGGCCGGTGTGCTGGAAGGTTTGTACTTCGATCAGCCTGATGCGCGCGGACTGGCACTGATCTGCCACCCCAACCCCGTGAAGGGCGGGACCATGCTCAACAAGGTGGTCTCGACGTTGCAGCGCACGGCGCGCGACGAAGGCTACGCAACGCTTCGCTTCAATTTTCGTGGGGTGGGCGGCAGTGAAGGCAGCCATGACATGAACACAGGTGAGGTCGAGGATGCCGAGGCTGCGCTGAAGTGGCTGCGAGCGCAGCATCCCGAGCGGCCGTTGACCTTGCTCGGCTTTTCGTTCGGCGGTTTCGTGGCCGCGACGCTGGCGGGGCGGGTCGAGGCGCGTGGAGAGCCGCTGGACAAACTGTTCATGGTCGCGCCTGCGGTCTCGCGACTGGCGGATCAGCCGCTGGCCGAGCGTTGCGCGCTCACCATCATTCAGCCGGACGACGACGAAGTGATCGAGCCGGGCTCGGTGCATGCCTTCTCGGCAGCGCTTGGGCGTCCCCACGAGCTGCTGAAAGTGGCAGAATGCGGCCACTTTTTCCATGGCAAGCTGGTAGAACTCAAAGAGCTGGTGGCGCCCCGGCTGGCGTAA
- a CDS encoding YhcB family protein — protein MEQTLATWLLPIVGVIAGIAIGYLIARNSAPNSTQRQVDELQERFDTYQSEVVTHFNTTASLLRKLTNSYQDMQDHLSEGADKLALDEQTRQRLLAALHSEENHSHRERLNSPTFTEPPKDYAPKDSDVPGTLHENFGLKGKH, from the coding sequence GTGGAACAGACCCTCGCGACCTGGTTGCTCCCAATTGTCGGCGTGATTGCCGGCATCGCCATTGGTTATCTGATCGCGCGAAACAGTGCGCCGAACAGCACACAGCGTCAGGTGGATGAGCTGCAGGAGCGCTTCGACACCTATCAAAGCGAAGTGGTGACGCATTTCAACACGACGGCCAGCCTGTTGCGCAAGCTGACCAACAGCTATCAGGACATGCAGGATCATCTGTCCGAAGGCGCGGACAAACTCGCGCTGGATGAACAGACCCGCCAGCGTCTACTCGCCGCGCTGCACAGCGAAGAAAACCACAGCCACCGCGAACGCCTCAACTCGCCGACGTTCACCGAGCCGCCGAAGGATTACGCACCGAAGGACTCCGATGTCCCCGGCACACTCCACGAGAACTTCGGCCTCAAAGGCAAGCATTGA